The following proteins are co-located in the Rhodococcus opacus B4 genome:
- a CDS encoding Clp protease N-terminal domain-containing protein, with the protein MRRSRRRLGGSASWCSRDSPIKPVKWSSSPPAPPAPTTRTGVGTEHLLVGILDAGGPGASALTSWGVSAPALESKLQGASAPAASAPAAGHIPFTPKTKKVLEASLRQTALLGHEEIGTDHLLLALLDDPASTGAENPHPPL; encoded by the coding sequence TTGCGTCGCTCGCGGCGACGCCTGGGAGGGAGCGCGTCATGGTGTTCGAGAGATTCTCCGATCAAGCCCGTCAAGTGGTCGTCCTCGCCGCCGGCGCCGCCCGCACCCACCACCAGAACTGGCGTCGGCACCGAACACCTGCTGGTCGGGATCCTCGACGCCGGCGGCCCCGGAGCGTCAGCGCTGACCTCATGGGGCGTCAGCGCGCCGGCACTCGAGAGCAAGCTCCAGGGCGCCAGCGCACCGGCGGCATCCGCCCCGGCCGCCGGGCACATCCCATTCACCCCGAAGACGAAGAAGGTCCTCGAAGCCAGCCTGCGCCAGACCGCCCTGCTCGGGCACGAGGAAATCGGCACCGACCACCTCCTCCTGGCCCTACTCGACGACCCCGCCTCCACCGGCGCTGAAAATCCTCACCCACCCTTGTAA